A genomic region of Chitinimonas arctica contains the following coding sequences:
- a CDS encoding TRAP transporter large permease, with translation MSTVSIPQGKPLSIKWPIGIAAVLVAASLLLGKQALIFCLLIGLMLTGMPISIALGLTVLTFLFTMTQVPIESVALKLFTGIEKFEIMAIPFFILAGNFLTHGGVARRMIAFATAMVGHWHGGLGLAGVMACALFAAVSGSSPATVVAIGSIILPAMVKQGFPKQFGAGVITTSGALGILIPPSIVMVMYSVATNTSVGALFMAGVIPGLMLAVLLGLVAWWRARKHNYPRMPKATWLERWTAFRRAAWGLLLIVVVMGGIYTGLFTPTEAAAMSAVYAFVVAVFVYRDMRLSDVPRVLVGSASMSAMLLYIITNAVLFSFLITHENIPQAMADWLLGMGLGPIAFLLAVNVLLLLAGNVMEPSSIVLIFAPILFPVAIKLGINPVHFGILIVVNMEVGMCHPPVGLNLYVASGITRMGITELTVAVWPWLLAMLGFLGLITYVPVISTWLPTYLGMM, from the coding sequence ATGAGCACCGTAAGCATCCCTCAAGGCAAGCCCTTGTCGATCAAATGGCCCATCGGTATCGCGGCGGTACTGGTGGCGGCCAGCTTGCTGCTGGGCAAGCAGGCGTTGATTTTCTGTCTCCTGATAGGCTTGATGCTGACGGGCATGCCCATCTCCATCGCCCTGGGCCTGACGGTTTTGACCTTCCTGTTCACCATGACCCAGGTGCCGATCGAATCGGTGGCGCTGAAGCTGTTCACCGGCATCGAGAAGTTCGAGATCATGGCGATCCCGTTCTTTATCCTGGCCGGTAACTTCCTTACCCATGGCGGGGTGGCGCGCCGCATGATTGCCTTTGCCACCGCCATGGTGGGGCATTGGCATGGCGGACTGGGCCTGGCGGGCGTGATGGCCTGCGCCTTGTTCGCAGCGGTTTCGGGCTCCAGCCCGGCCACCGTGGTGGCGATCGGCTCGATCATCCTGCCGGCCATGGTCAAGCAGGGCTTCCCCAAGCAGTTCGGCGCGGGAGTGATCACCACCTCGGGCGCATTGGGCATCCTGATCCCGCCATCCATCGTGATGGTGATGTACTCGGTAGCCACCAATACCTCGGTCGGCGCCCTGTTCATGGCCGGTGTGATACCGGGCCTGATGCTGGCGGTATTGCTGGGCCTGGTCGCCTGGTGGCGCGCCCGCAAGCATAACTACCCCCGTATGCCCAAGGCCACCTGGCTGGAGCGCTGGACGGCATTTCGCCGTGCCGCCTGGGGCCTGCTGCTGATCGTGGTGGTGATGGGCGGTATCTATACCGGCCTGTTCACGCCCACCGAAGCGGCTGCCATGAGCGCGGTGTACGCTTTTGTCGTGGCGGTATTCGTCTACCGCGATATGCGCCTGTCCGATGTGCCGCGCGTACTGGTCGGCTCGGCCAGCATGAGCGCCATGCTGCTGTACATCATCACCAATGCGGTGCTGTTCTCCTTCCTGATCACCCACGAGAATATTCCGCAAGCCATGGCTGATTGGCTGTTGGGCATGGGTCTGGGACCGATAGCCTTCCTGCTGGCGGTCAATGTGCTGCTGTTGTTGGCCGGCAATGTGATGGAACCGTCCAGCATCGTGCTGATCTTCGCGCCTATCCTGTTCCCGGTGGCCATCAAGCTGGGCATCAACCCGGTCCACTTCGGCATCCTTATCGTGGTCAATATGGAGGTGGGCATGTGCCATCCGCCGGTGGGGCTGAATCTCTATGTCGCTTCCGGCATTACCCGCATGGGAATCACGGAGCTGACGGTGGCGGTCTGGCCGTGGCTGCTCGCCATGCTGGGCTTCCTGGGCTTGATTACCTATGTGCCGGTGATCTCGACCTGGCTGCCGACGTACCTGGGCATGATGTAG